The region GCGATGCTGGGATTGCACTCCGGTTTGAGTTATTTCAGCTCACGCACTGCCATTTCCAACAGTCTGGGAACCATCTTCTTTCTGTTCATCGGGATCTTTATCTGCCTGATGTTGATTGTGCAGGCTCAATCTTCGTTCTCGTTGCAGTTGCCGACCTTCCTGGTCTTCATTCTGGGGGGGAGCCTGGGCTTGTGGGTCTCACTGACTCATCACAATCCCTCGCCGGCACTCACGCTGGCTGCCGGGATTCTCCCCTTTCTGACGTTCTACGCCATTACCAGTTTTCTGCTCGGGCAGACCTTGGGCGTTTGTATCTCGTTGACCGCCGCCTATGGGTTTACCACTCTGGCCATGCTCATACCGGCAATCAACAGTTTCGATATGGCGCTGGGCCGCTCGACAACAGAAAGAGCCTGACAGACCATCCCTTCCCATGCTGCCACTATGAAATAAATTCCGGGGAAAGGAACATAGTACCTATAGGCTCTGTCTCGGCAATTGGGCGAGCAGCGACTGATAGACAGGGAGCCTGGCCGCCAGTTTGCTCAGCGTCTGTTGAGTCCCTTCTTTGCGGCCAGTCGTCATGGTCAGGGCAGAAACCCATTGATCACACATGGCTTCGACGAAGGTCGGCATCGACTCGAAACCCGGGACAGGAACATCGATCGTTTCACCATCAGTCGCTGTGCGATAGAGACGTCCCTGCCGATAGCCAGCCAGAGTGCCATCGACCATCCAACCGGTGGCAAAGGGGAGATGCCCACGTTTCCTTAATTCGATTTCTGCTCGGACGTCGCCTTCAAACAGGAGCGAAACGGACCAGTCTCCGGGAAGACCGCGGAACTGACACGACAAGAACCTGCCTGGACACAGTTCCAAGGCTGGTTCAAGGACCAGTGAGATCTCTTCCATAAAACGGGTCGTACTATCGGTGGCTGCTTCGGGCGAAGCGGCTTCTTCGGCAAAAGGTGGTGTCCATGCCAGAGAGCGCACCGCCTTGAGTTCTCCCAGCTCCCCTCGCTGTGCCAGCAGCCGTGCCTGCAGAAAATCAGTATCAAACTGCCGGGGAGAGATAAGTTCCAGATAGGGTGGCTGTTGAGCATTTTTGGTGGCCAAAGAAATCGACTCGATTTCGTCTGCCTGCCAGAGATGAGTCGTCACCAGCCAGATGGTATGACCATCGAGAAGAGCTTGAATCAAACCCTCCTGATAGCTTGCCAGAGGGCCGCAGCAAATGGTGCAGGTTGGTCGATGCGCAAGCACCTCAGGAGTGGCCTTAAGTGTTTCTGCTGCCAATCGCTGCAGGTCTTGGAAGAACCCCACCCATAATCCCGACCCCAGGATCTCAATGGGTACGGGAGTGGTCTCCTTCATCATCTGTTGATTCCGTTAGCAATTCGCAGTGCAGACCATGGTTGAAGCCTGGTCGACCTGACTGCGCCAGCCATGGTTGTGACAACGGAAAGATCTTTGAACTGTTCCCAGGATCAAAAACCTGACTTGCCCACAACTTACTGAGCACGAATGTATCCGCTCAAGCGAAGAGAGAGCTTTCCTGAGCACTTCTGGCTGGAAGGAGCATTGATCTTGACCATCAGAATACCATCCTGATTGGGCGAAAAATCCTTGTTATCGCCGATCATGAAAGGCTTGCCAGGTTTTTTGTCAGCCACCACAACCCCAATCAATGCACCAGCAGGCGCTCCCGGATACAGTTCCTGACCATTATCGGATGTGGGTAAGCCATTGGCAGAAACATCAGCCGAAATGCTGAACTTGTAATCGCCCACGGCTTGAATCCGCAGGGGACGATCTTTGAAAACGGCACCTAAAGGCTGGCTCCAGCCTCGACTCACATCAAACTCGATTTCCGTTTCATTGGACGAAAGAATCTGCTCATTCAGTTCTTTGACTTTGGCTTGAAGGCCCGCTTGATCGGGGTCGAGCTTAAGGAGCACCTCGTAAAGATTCTTGGCTTTTTCCAGAAAACCCGCCTCTTCATATTCCTTCGCAACCGCCGCAGCATCTTTGGTGATCGAATCCTTCAGCCGATCGGCCTTCAAATCGATCTGCTTGAGAGCGGCCGGAGAAATCGGCTTGGTTTTCGTTTTGGACTTACTCGTCGAAGTCCCGCTGGTCTTGCTCTGCTGAGCAGACAAGGGAACCCCCAGGCTGCAGATCAATCCCAGACCAATCATCAGAGAGCAGCAGAATCGAAGTTGAGTCGTCATCAGATTGACCTTCAGATAAACAACAGGGCCCGTTGTTCCGGTTGGCAGGCCGGCCAGAGAATCTCAACCACAATGAAACGCTCTGGAAGCTTGAAAGTTCACCCCGTCGGCTGAACTTTCATTCGTCGAAATTGATCCAGTCGTACTCAGACTGACTAAAAATGTGTGAATACAAACGCCGGTGCGAATGTTTCCATCCGCACCGGCTCAGCATTTCTTCCGGCTGATGATTGCTTTCAGCTCATTGAAGAGCATCCATTAACTGGGCTCAGGCTCATTGATCCCCAGCAGCTCAATCTCAAATATCAATGTTTCACCTGCCAGGGGATGGTTGGCATCGAGAACGGCTTCCGTCTCGTTCAGTTCCACCACCCAGACAGGAAACTCTTCATCGTCATCCTCGACAGAAGTAGCCGTCAGTTGATCGCCCACTTCGGCATCTTCTGGCAGTTCCGATCGCTCGACGGTCTGTTCCAGTTCATCGTCGTAATCGCCATAAGCCTGATCGGGCTCAATGACAATGCGCTTCTTTTCGCCAACCGTCATGCCAATCACGGCGTTGGTCAACCCCTCGATGACTTCTTCACCGCCAGCGACAAACCGTAAAGGTTCATCAGGGGTGCTCTCATCGAACACGCTTCCATCGTCCAGAGTTCCCCGATAACTGATGGTGACCATGTCACCTGCAACAACACTTGCCATTGAGATTCTCGATTCACAAACAGACCGACTGCCAATCACGATGACGGCAAACAGATGCCACTCGCATCGCTGGCAGGAAAACTAGCCCGAAGTTTACTCATCGCCACCATGCGGCGGAAGACCCCGGATGTTCAATTGTCGATCAAGCGAAAATTCTCTCAGAATCTTGCGCCAACCCGCCAATGTTTTCAGCCCCAGAAGCAATCCCGGCCCTCACAAACCCACGCCTAATCCCTCCAGAATCAAAAAGTGATCACGCGTTCATACATGAATAGGCTGCTCTCCTGATGGAAGCAGTAGAAATCCCGGCGTCCCTTCAGAACTCCATTCCCGAACATCATTGAACAGGAAGACTCAATCGCGGCAAATGATCCGCCGGGTGTTCATGAAAACCACCTAGATCAACCACCAGCGGCAGATGATCCGAGGCATCTCTCAATAGTCGGCTTTTGGCAATATGACAACTCTCGATGGCCACTCCCGAATTCACAAACACTTTGTCCAGTGCTCCTAAAGGAAGCCACGCCGGGAAAGATCGAAATCGGGAAGGTGGGCTGGAAATCTGTTTCCAGCCATGCACTGCAAACGGGCCGTTGGCCAGTGTGTTCCGCCAGTCGTTCGTATCGCCAATCGCAATAGCCGGTAATTGTCTGTGTTCGCGAAAATGCTGATGTTCAAACATCCGACGAACCTGCCAATGCCTCTCGGTTTCACGCAATCCCAGATGCCAGTGAATCAGATGCAGCCTGCCTAACGGAGTCTGGACAACGACCAGTTGCGCACCCCTCGGCTTGTAATGTCGCCGGGTGAGTGAAATGGCATGCACCGAAGCCAGCGGATAACGCGAAGCAATGAGATTCCCATAACCGCCTTCTTTGAGACGCACATTCAACTGATAGTGCGCATGCACCAGACCCAGTGCTTCACTAATGAGTTTGGCCTGATGGTCGTAGCGTGATCTCGCCACATGATGGTCCACTTCCTGCAGGCAGATCACATCGGGTTCTAGTGCACGCAATGCCTCAATGATTCGTTCGAGGCGATATCGTCGATCACGTCCGCCGATCCCTTTGTGAATGTTGAAGCTGACGATCCGCATTCGTCACGCCCCGATTTCCAGCCAGGCAGAACCCAGATAATCGAGCAGGTCAGAAGCGATGAGGCCTGGCTGCGAATGTTTTTCAGCAGCAATATCTCCTGCTCGTCCATGCAGCCAAACGGCTAACTGTGCCGCTTCAAAAGAGGGGAGTTTCTGTGCCACCAGTGCAGTGAGCAGGCCCGTCAGGACATCGCCTGTTCCTCCTGTGGCCATACCACTGTTCCCGGTTGTGTTAATGGCCATGCGATAGCCATCGGTCACCACAGTTTCTTTGCCCTTGAGAACAACTGTCAGACCATGCCTGCGGGCAAATTCATTGGCGAATTTTTCGCGGGCTGCTTGAATTGTGGCAGTCGTTTCACCCGTCAGACGGGCAAACTCACCCGGATGCGGCGTCATAATCCGGGCCCCCGCACCCGGGTCTCGTGTGAGATCATCGCCACTGGCAGCAAGCACATTCAAACCATCCGCATCGATAATCATCGGGATGGGCAAAGAGCGATACAGCGCTCGCACAATTTGTCGCGCAGGTTCGGCTGTGCCCAACCCCGGACCAATGGCAACAGCCGTGGCGACATGTAACGCCCGATGAATCGTTTCGAGAGCTCCAAAGCCGATCGCTCCGTGTGTCTCCGGCAGCCCCAACGTTAAGTAGCTGGGCTCATAAGCCGCAATCGTGGGTTGAATCGAGATCGGCGTAGCGACTGTCACCAGCCCCGCACCACCTCGCAGAGCTGCTTTTCCAGCCAGGCAGGCGGCTCCACTCATGCCCACCTGCCCAGCCACGATCAGCGCGTGTCCATAATCTCCCTTGTGTCCATCATCACGGCGATGAGGCACGATCGGAAGGTGGGTGATGCAGATAACAGCCTGTTCCTGTTCCATAATCATGACCTGCCTGCGGCGATCCAACCTGATTAACTGTGGTTCGATCAATTCTATCGATTCGATCCTGTCGGCAGAATGATGAGCTTCGATCCGCGAAAAACATTGACAGAGTTTTGCCAGCTTATCGCGAACGCATCTGCCGCCGGTGGCTCAAATAATCCTGCCAGAGATCAAGAAGTGGCTTCCCGCCCGCTTCTTCAAAGAGACTTTCTTTGTATGTCCCCTGTCGCATGTGAGCATTGAGCTTGGCAACAATTCCGGGGGCAGGGCCATTTTCCAGCCACAGGAAAAAGCCAGCCGTCATGTTGTAGCCCTTGGTGAAGCCTTTAGGATCGGCGCTGGTGGGAAACCAGCTCAGTGGTCGCCCTTCATAAACCGCGTAACGTAAGTAATCGGCCACTCCTTCAGTGATCCAGCCCGGCCCTGAACGAGGTGGATAAGCCTGAATCACATGCACCATTTCATGGATCACCAGTCCGACATCTTCGGGATGATCCTTCACCCATTGTGACGAAACTGTGATCTGATCCTTGATCGTGTGGGCGACTCCTTCTTTGCTGTTGCGGAACTTGAGTCCCATTTCACGAGGTGGCTGATAGTCTTCCGAGCCCAGCAGATTCACCATGCGTGGGTACCATTCCACAATCAGGTCTTGTGCCTCTTTTCCCCAGGTTTCCAGCTCCGGGACTTCGCTGGTGTCGAGGTTGATTTTTATGAAAGGCCTGGGCTCATCGGCAGCCGGTGCCAAAGCCATCACACCCAGTACGCAGCCCGCAGCCAGCAGCAAATGTCTCACAAAAAACTCCTCAAGCATGATTTTGACAGCCGACTTCTCGCAATTCTTGCCCAGTTTTCAGGCCGAAACCAGAAGATTCTGCAAGGACGCCTGCAAACGTTCTGCATTCCACCTGACGAACTTCTGGCACCACAAGCCAACTGAACTTTGACAAGTTTCCTCGAGGAAGCGGGCTTTGCAGGTTTGCCCAGATGCGCCATAATCGATGTAAACTCTGGCAGGCGCAAGCGCTGCACGTCAACATAGATTTCTGGCAGGCATCATTCCTGACGGTTGCCAGCCTGTTTATTGAACACTCGTTTCTTTTGGAAGGATCCGGCGAATGCCCATCTTTAAGGACAACTCAGAATCGATCGGGCGGACGCCACTGGTGCAGATCAATCGTTTGACGGCCGGTCTTTCGAGCCGGGTACTGGCCAAAATCGAAGGCCGCAACCCCGCCTACAGCGTCAAGTGCCGCATTGGCGCCGCGATGATCTGGGATGCCGAACAATCCGGGAAGCTCAAGCCCGGCATGCATGTTGTCGAACCCACCAGTGGGAACACCGGCATCGCCCTGGCATTTGTCTGTGCTGCCCGAGGCTATAAGCTCACCTTGACCATGCCCGAAACGATGTCGATTGAGCGGCGGATGATGCTCAAAAGCTTCGGTGCCGATCTGGTCCTCACTCCCGGGGCTGACGGTATGAAGGGAGCCATTTCCAAAGCCGAAGAACTGGCGGCACAGCCTGGCTGGTTCATCCCTCAGCAGTTCAAGAATCCGGCCAATCCCGCCATTCATGTCAAAACCACTGGCCCCGAAATCTGGAATGATACCGAAGGACAAGTGGATGTTTTTGTGGCAGGGGTGGGGACTGGCGGCACAATTACAGGTGTTGCCCGATTCCTGAAACACGAAAAGAAACACCCGGTGCATGTGGTCGCTGTTGAACCCGCAGCCAGCCCTGTGCTGGCGGGTGGCCCGGCAGGCCGCCACAAGATTCAAGGGATTGGTGCCGGCTTTGTCCCCGACACTTTTGATCGTTCAGTCGTCGATGAGATTTTGAGCGTCACCGATGATGAAGCCATCGAGACCGCCCGTAAGCTGGCGATGGAAGAAGGCATCAGTTGCGGCATCAGTTGCGGCGCTGCGATGGCTGGCGCTCTCAAGGTGGCAGCACGCCCTGAATTTGCTGGCAAAACGATTGTGACAGTCCTGCCCGATGCCGGTGAACGCTATCTCTCGACGGCACTTTTTGAGAACCTCCGGTAACTCAGATTCTCTTCATCTGGCAGGAATGTGGTTGTGAAAAAGTCACTGACGTTGCTGATTGCCATCCTCTGGTCGTCAGCAGCCGATTTGAC is a window of Planctopirus limnophila DSM 3776 DNA encoding:
- a CDS encoding FKBP-type peptidyl-prolyl cis-trans isomerase — protein: MASVVAGDMVTISYRGTLDDGSVFDESTPDEPLRFVAGGEEVIEGLTNAVIGMTVGEKKRIVIEPDQAYGDYDDELEQTVERSELPEDAEVGDQLTATSVEDDDEEFPVWVVELNETEAVLDANHPLAGETLIFEIELLGINEPEPS
- a CDS encoding endonuclease/exonuclease/phosphatase family protein, which codes for MRIVSFNIHKGIGGRDRRYRLERIIEALRALEPDVICLQEVDHHVARSRYDHQAKLISEALGLVHAHYQLNVRLKEGGYGNLIASRYPLASVHAISLTRRHYKPRGAQLVVVQTPLGRLHLIHWHLGLRETERHWQVRRMFEHQHFREHRQLPAIAIGDTNDWRNTLANGPFAVHGWKQISSPPSRFRSFPAWLPLGALDKVFVNSGVAIESCHIAKSRLLRDASDHLPLVVDLGGFHEHPADHLPRLSLPVQ
- a CDS encoding NAD(P)H-hydrate dehydratase; this translates as MIEPQLIRLDRRRQVMIMEQEQAVICITHLPIVPHRRDDGHKGDYGHALIVAGQVGMSGAACLAGKAALRGGAGLVTVATPISIQPTIAAYEPSYLTLGLPETHGAIGFGALETIHRALHVATAVAIGPGLGTAEPARQIVRALYRSLPIPMIIDADGLNVLAASGDDLTRDPGAGARIMTPHPGEFARLTGETTATIQAAREKFANEFARRHGLTVVLKGKETVVTDGYRMAINTTGNSGMATGGTGDVLTGLLTALVAQKLPSFEAAQLAVWLHGRAGDIAAEKHSQPGLIASDLLDYLGSAWLEIGA
- a CDS encoding basic secretory protein-like protein, translating into MRHLLLAAGCVLGVMALAPAADEPRPFIKINLDTSEVPELETWGKEAQDLIVEWYPRMVNLLGSEDYQPPREMGLKFRNSKEGVAHTIKDQITVSSQWVKDHPEDVGLVIHEMVHVIQAYPPRSGPGWITEGVADYLRYAVYEGRPLSWFPTSADPKGFTKGYNMTAGFFLWLENGPAPGIVAKLNAHMRQGTYKESLFEEAGGKPLLDLWQDYLSHRRQMRSR
- the cysK gene encoding cysteine synthase A, whose product is MPIFKDNSESIGRTPLVQINRLTAGLSSRVLAKIEGRNPAYSVKCRIGAAMIWDAEQSGKLKPGMHVVEPTSGNTGIALAFVCAARGYKLTLTMPETMSIERRMMLKSFGADLVLTPGADGMKGAISKAEELAAQPGWFIPQQFKNPANPAIHVKTTGPEIWNDTEGQVDVFVAGVGTGGTITGVARFLKHEKKHPVHVVAVEPAASPVLAGGPAGRHKIQGIGAGFVPDTFDRSVVDEILSVTDDEAIETARKLAMEEGISCGISCGAAMAGALKVAARPEFAGKTIVTVLPDAGERYLSTALFENLR